The window aaactgaactcctcactccacttccactcaactccaaactctaacCAAAACTCaccgctttttcccgcctccaggcctgtcaactcctcggtgggtggggccaaccacctggtgtggacatcagaccctggagggaggcaacaagggttttgtttgactggtgttactatccaggggagggggtgtgtgtgatgttatgtccgtgactacctggctagtccagggcgtcacattattcaGATCGGTAACACAATATATGGAGTTTTCTTATATATGAATTAATAAATCTTTAAATATACACATGGTACAACCATATTAGGCTTAAATTTATATGTTATACGGATAATGTTCTCTTAATAGTGTTTTTTGTCTGTATTTGTTTCTATTGTGTCAAGCTTTTAGCTAAAATAAAGTCCCACTAGCATCCATGTAATGAGACAAGTGATATGCAAGATATATTCAGGTGGGCATTTCGGTGTCCACAAAATGTATACATTGACAGTAGATTTAGTAAGGTTTGCCCCCTGTATAAATAATGAATCTGTGTAATATATACATAACTACGTATAACTGGTACAAGTACAGTTTACTGATATTGCTCTTCTAATATAGTGTTTCTAGTTCTGATCTCTACCAACTCAAGCCTATAATGAATCAGACTGTGAAATGTAATGAAGGCAAGAAAGAGTTAACAGGAGCTGCACCAGCGGTCACGTGTGTTCATTAGAATGTGAATGAATGTCTTTTACATGACTAAGActgtgtaatacggtcgaaacgcgtcgcttGTCCTTCTTTCCCCTGggaggggctgtctgtacctaccttcacatgtgtgcacatggaataaaccctatggaaatttatattgaagagcgcCTTCCTTCCCGCGCTGGATCTCATCTTATATCCTCATTAATGGGGTGTTCTCTATACCAGGCTTCACTGATCCCTTCTACAGGTAGTGAGAATAAAGCCGACACGGGGCACGGTACATGGTATATGAATTAGGGGAGAGCTGTACCATGTGGTGAGAATATCCGCAGTATCAGCCAATGTACAACTCATTATAAAGCTTCGATGGATGAAGATTGACCACTCAAGCTCAAGGACAGAAAATATTGGAAGTTTAGAACCACCAAGTTTATTGGCATCATATTAAAGAACTGAATCTAGAAGAATGAATGAGCCTGCGATTCACATAATAGGATGATTTGTCTTTTTCCTAGAGATAATCCACACATCAGTGTGTCCTAATATTCTCCTAAGATGTTCAGTCCCATTATGGAAATCATGTTTCATAGGTTCAGGTATCAAAAGTGAACATTACGCTGACCTGATCTGATCTGCTTCCCCCCCAGTAAATGTGATCTTGAGTTTAGCTCTGGCCTCCATAGGATAATGTAGCATTTTGGGAAGAATATGCACCCTAAGAGTCCAGCACTAGAGGTGATTATGGCAAAGATCTCCACAGCCACCATGTATTTCCCTTTGGTGCTCAGATAAGCCGGGATCATGGCGGTCCAGACGCTGCAGAACACCAGCATGCTGAAGGTGATGTTCTTGGCCTCATTAAAACTGTCCGGTAATGTCCGAGCTAAAAAAGCTGTGATAAAACTAATGGCTGCTAATATTCCCATATAACCCAAGACAGAGTAGAAGCCAATAGCAGAACCTTCATTACATTGCACAGTGATCTTTCCCTGAAAGGAGCATGTGTCCAGCTCCAAGAATGGAGGTGCTACAGTCAACCAGCCCATACAGATCACTACTTGAAAGGTGGAACACAATAACACCAGAGAAGTAGACCACTTGCTCTCAATCCAGCGTTTCCAGGAATTTCCTGGCTTGGTGGCTTTGAATGCAATGCAAACCATGACAGTTTTGGCCAAGACACAAGAAACAGCCACTGAGAAGAGGATTCCAAACGAGACCTGACGCAACACACACGTGAGATCCACTGGACGTCCAAGGAACAAGAAGACACAGAGGAAGCTCAGCATGATGGAGACCAAGAGAAGGAAGCTCAGGCTCTTGTTATTGGCCTTCACGATGGCTGAGTCTTGGTAAAAAATAAAAGTGATAAGAATTATGAATGTAAGGAAAGAAAATATAGTAGAAACCAAGGAAATAACCAGGACGATTGTGTCTTCTGTGTAGGAGAGAAATTCCTGCAGCTTCGGAACACAACGATCCTTCTTCTCATTGGGCCAATCAAGATCTGAACATTTCATGCAGGTTTCACTGTCTGGAAATGAGAAGAATATGAGACACAAGCAATAATGAATATTCAGAATCTGATGTGTCATCAATGAATCCTCACTCCATAGGAATAATTTGTAGTGTCTTATACCTGTCATGTTGGAGATTTCTCCTGAGGAGCACTGGACGCAAGCATAGCAGCAGGAAAAGATCCTGGAATTGGAGACTTTCCAGGTTCCTGGTAAACAATGATCTGAACATTGAGACTCGGTGACCTGAAGACATTTAACAGGTTATATAGTCATCTGTTTTTTAAATTAACCTAGAGAGTTATGCTATTTTCTACATTATGTGGAAGATATGAGACAACGGCCACCTGCACAATAAGCCACCAGGCAAGAAAAGCCTTGATAGTGAGCCAAAGAGTTGTAAAGATATGAATGAATCATGTTTTCTGGTCATATGATATTGATCATGTATATTTAGTACAGTGGTAGTAGATATAGACAGGAGAGCACCAAGCATTGTGATTGTGAGAGATGTTGCTTGTGGCCCCCATACCTCCTGGGCACCGTGCTGCTGCACATGTTGGGCCAGTGGTATGGTAGTTTCTGCCTTAATATATTCCACCACATTGGTGAGATACGACATCCAGTATCTCCATGATCAGTTGTTATAATCTCCTGCGGTGGACAGATATAATTCTGAGTTCAGCTGCAGTGTGTGGCTCCGTTCACCATTTCCACCTGGCCGGCTACCACCGCTGGTCTATTTGATGAGCCAAGAAAGGAAAGTTCAAACCTTTTAGGTATTTTCACACATTAAACATCAAGTCCTTTTAATTCAACACAAACGTCCCATTGGCAGCTGGCACTTGAACAGTATCAGGCTTCAGTAGTGAACTTCCCCAATGATACCATGCGGGACATATATTGATCACCTGTAGCAGTTACTATGCTGACAGGGCTAACCTATTGCGTGTACGGCTTCCTCAAGTCTCTTCCATCAGACATTGCCCTGTTCTGGAGTTTTGTGGCCTCTCTAGGTCAGATCTtaaagccttaaggccccgttacacaccgaCATATCTAACAGGTGTGCAGAAAAAGGATAGAGGTATCTGAAGGGGACAGAAGAGTCTGGCACTCAACTCTGGCAAGAGGCAGCATGAATGCTCGACCAAGCCAAGTGTTCCTGTGTCGGGGAGCTGGGTGAGAAGTCTCTATCACCAGCAACACAAGGCGTTTGGGCACCTTAAGAGACGGGTCTCAGTTAAGCTCAAAGAAGAAAGGAAATCTTTCCCAACTCCAGGGAAAGACTTCAATTTTCATGCTATCAATACATACATATCATTGGTGGGTGTTCAGTATATTCCCCCTAGTTCCCTTTTTCTGGAGCAGGGTATCAGCTTTTTGTAAACATGTAACATGTGACTTATCTGAGATGTTGCTTATCGTAACCCCGTCTATCATCTCACATGATTTCTGAAGAATGAAGGTCTTTATTTCGTGACTCCCTAGTCCTCACCTGATTGCTGATGGTCCTCCATAACACCTTCTGTGCTTCAATAGAAAATATGTGGTGCTCGGTGTCTGTGTGACCGATATTCCTAAACGCCTCGCTCCCATTGCTGAACGCTATCCAGTTCACAATACAATATCGGTCAATGAAATCTCCATTTCTAGAAAAATAAGGATTTCCATCATTGTTTCTTTGATTTCCCAGATAGTAGTGGAGCTGTCAGACATTGAAGACAGATAGTTACCAAAAAACACAGAACTGTGCCTGTCCCGAAgttaagaccctgtcacacacagagatatatctgcagcagatctgtggttgcagtgaaattgtggacaatcagtgccaggtttgtggctgtgtacaaatggaacaatatgtccatgatttcactgcaaacacagatctgccaaagatttatctctgtgtataaagtggcctttagtcagtcACCGTGGTGGCTGTACGTATCAAAGCCACTTTTCTCTAATGTCCATGATCAATatttcctaaagcgggctttacacgctgcgatctcactagcgagattgcaagcgatcgtacccgccccagtcaattgtgcgacacgggcatatcgctgcttacccctgtcacacgtacttacctgccctgcgacacagtaggcggccaatagaagtggaggggcagagatgagcgggacgtaacatcccgcccacctccttccttccgcattgtcggtggaggcaggtaaggagatgttcgtcgctcctgcggtgtcagacatagcgatgtgtgctgccgcaggaacgacgaacaacatcgctaatgagaggaaaaGGTTTTTTTGTTTCAGGGcgacctctccatggcaaacgattttctccgcttttgcaatcgtttaaggtcgcacatacagtcatatggaaaagtttgggcacccctattaatgttaaccttttttctttataacaatttgggtttttgctatttcagtttcatatctctaataactgatgggctgagtaatatttctggattgaaatgaggtttattgtactaacagaaaatgtgcaatctgcatttaaacaaaatttgaccggtgcaaaagtatgtgcccccctatcaatttcttgattaaaacactcctaactactttttactgacttactaaagcactaaattggttttgtaacctcattgagctttgaacttcataggcaggtgtatccaatcatgagaaaaggtatttaaggtggccacttgcaagttgttctcctatttgaatctcctatgaagagtggcatcatgggctcctcaaaacaactctcaaatgatctgaaaacaaagattattcaacatagttgttcaggggaaggatacaaaaagtctaagagatttaaactgtcagtttccactgtgaggaacatagtaagggaaaggaagaacacaggtacagttcttgttaagcccataagtggcaagccaagaaaaatatcagaaaggcagagaagaagaatggtgagaacagtcagggacaatccacagaccacctccaaagacctgcagcatcatcttgctgcagatggtgtcaatgggcatcggtcaacaatacagcgcacgttgcacaaggagaagctgtatgggagagtgatgcgaaagaagccatttctgcatcagttattagatatatgaaactgaaatagctgttgcaaaaacccaaattgttataaagaaaaaaggttaaccttAATAGgggttgtcatgatgtattttaccttctcactgtatttgctgtaatactatgtcttgagatgtaagtaaccataccttcccccccatctcctgtgtctctgggcccatgatgcaattatctcttgtccacacagccaggggaacttctcattgtttcgtaagcagtggataacgccaactacacaaacctgtagacatctcggagccaaccttctagaatcttctagtgggcccaaccattgcatagacccctacccttgaggggcgggcccacgagctcagacaattcactcctgtttctaaatgcagttgggagctgagttttgaagaggaagggagcaagatctgattctgcggacagatctcgccgtccagtggattgtgtgggatttctgggactctgaagaggactatttcgtcgtgatctggcactttggattatcgggaggtgcccccgaatctgttttatttggacttgtcgtgtgctgttcctgtattcctgttagtaaacctgttggatcatcctcggcctgttgtctctctttgctctgatgtacaccccgtcacaaactggtggcagcagcgggatcagagcagaagaaatggaggacaacggccaatcaacgtctgaaaccagaacctcaggatacaggaactggactgtggtgagcctacaaacaaaggcccgtgaattaggtgtcggctacaaaggactctctaaggagcaactaattgaggcattggaaaacgcttgcctgcaagatggcaccgaggaacaatttccacagcaaggggagcaaagacgggagccggaggtaaatacccaaaaaagtcaatgggttgtgtggtacgaggaggagatggccttgctgggagaggagaccaccatagaatataagatggaggtcatgcgtggagctaaagagaaggagcgcaggatggaggagatggcattgctggataagcagctcgctgtggaagccgcgagaggttccagacagactgtaaccccagcacccatcatgagggaacttcccagggtgtcccgcaaagacttcaagcagtttaatgaggctgctggggacattgagggcttcttccaggactttgagcatcagtgtcgattaatggaagtcccagaaagggagcgcgtccggcatctggttgggctcttagagggtggagctgctgcagcctatagagctatggaccctcggtggaactgtgagtatgcggatattaaacagactattctagaacattatgctgtaatgccagacacttacaggactcagttccgtactttagcatgtgatgaggaagtgtccttcaagatgtatgcccacaaactcaaacatctgtggcatcgttggctggaggcagaggaggccttaaccttggagaccgtcctccaggtcctcctaaaagagcagttttacttcaagtgccccgctgagatccgggaatgggtgcgtgaaaggagacctgccactgtggaggaagctgcagctctagctgatgaggctctcaccatcaagcctcagtggaaaaaactacccagtgagaaaaaaaccaccaaccccccaacgctggcggcccctggtccttctggccccaatgttcaccatcaccctagaccgtcaactcatggggaccttcgtgtgactgtgcctcgcattactcatgctccacctttgggaatacgacgtggaggaagaatcccagagcgcagatgttatgggtgtgggcagcctgggcacatgcaattccaatgtccaggtgttcggagacagaacagctacacaccgcctttgcctgttcattatctacagacaccttcaccaggagaagagctggattctgtgcctgatgacttgccaagtgactcagatatcctggctcccctacccggagtctatggggtgcgagctccagccacctgttcttctgaacttcaggacaaacatctacaggaggtcgtgctggatggccaaaaagttgttggcttccgtgacactggggctttcctcaccatagccgattcctgagtaattcaaccacaagcaattcaaaagggaccaggaattgccattgaactggcaggaggtacccagagatatattccaagagcgagtgtgaccctggaatatggctttggggcaaaacaatgtgtggtcggtgtgatgagcggcctccctgcagacgttcttctaggaaatgatgtggggaatcttcattgccactttgtcggtgcggtaaccagaagtcaagccaagagagcagcccatgtggacgtgtacaacccatccatggaaatgaggccaccagaactgccattacagccggtgagtgattcttcttgtggggataatatgaatgttacttgggataaagttcagtttagacaagaagtagagactgaccccacccttgctagttttagagcccgagctgaactagggcagctaggggagaacggagaaagaattatcagagaaaatggacttctgtatcgggttgccaatgccgactccctagataagccctggacttatagcaaacagctgattgttcctcagaagtacagaattcccctattacacctggctcatgacattcctacggctggccatcaaggcaaaacccgcaccgagagacgattgactcaaactttttattggccggggatttcccaagcagtggcgcatttctgccgaacttgtgacatatgtcagcgtagagggcgacccggagatcacccaaaggcaccgctgcaaccgctccctataatagaagaaccctttcaaagagtagctgttgatatcattggacctctggctaaaccaagtaaatctggaaagcagtacattctcactgttgtggactatgccacccgatatctagaagccgtggccttgtcaagtatctctgcagccaaggtggccgaggccttggttattatttttaccagagtaggattccccagtgagatcttgtcggaccaaggctcccagtttatgtcagagttggtccagtgtctgtggcgcacctgtggagtacgagcgatccgaacgaccccgtatcatccccaaacaaatggactttgtgaacgattcaacggcactctgaagaatatgctgagggccttcacggaccgagattcagactgggagaagtacctaccccatctcttgtttgcctatcaggaagttccccaggagtccactgggttctccccctttgaactactctatggaagaaaggtccgaggacccttaaccctgctcaaggaatactgggaggggtaagttgaagatacaggaacccctgttgtcccttatgtcctaaagctgcgagaaaccctggcccaacttgctatttttgcccagagtcatttgcgtatggctcaaaccagacagaagacatggtatgaccgtaaagcacgctatcgggagtttgtagaaggacaacaagtcttaatgattgttccccatcggcagaataaactgcagaccacatgggagggtctcttccgggttctcagaaaaatgaatgataccaattaccttcttgctttagatgatcaggggctaaggcaaaagactgtccatgtgaatatgattaaggagtaccatgaccggaacattccaatgatagcaagctgtcggttggcttcagaagatggtcaagaggatgaggactctctacctgatctcgtggaagcagcgagagccccatccactgtggaacaggttcccctgggagattacctggactccttacagaaaatccagatgctggaagtgcttcaacagagacgggctgctttctcatcccaaccaggtcgaaccaccgtcacccaacatcat is drawn from Anomaloglossus baeobatrachus isolate aAnoBae1 chromosome 3, aAnoBae1.hap1, whole genome shotgun sequence and contains these coding sequences:
- the LOC142297474 gene encoding vomeronasal type-2 receptor 26-like — its product is MGDYDGDRLSFERTVESFRSSYMVLSKMIRFFRWTWVGIILTDDESGNEEIDILTHYLTKNNVCVAYTIKVKFVNLRQLDGIERKNVEMIRKSSAQVLILCGTYSPYLAERLETIKDVLHDKTLVFGPSFAVLRFIMEHHRQAFNGSLALESFALPLPDMRSFFESFQPISHPEDMLLAHIWLANVRCLSRHRQFNSYHEFMYKKSLHNCSGSERVTDFNSFKFRGLNDRVYKAVWLLAQALNALHVSAARRSTGNLAPLQRNGDFIDRYCIVNWIAFSNGSEAFRNIGHTDTEHHIFSIEAQKVLWRTISNQVTESQCSDHCLPGTWKVSNSRIFSCCYACVQCSSGEISNMTDSETCMKCSDLDWPNEKKDRCVPKLQEFLSYTEDTIVLVISLVSTIFSFLTFIILITFIFYQDSAIVKANNKSLSFLLLVSIMLSFLCVFLFLGRPVDLTCVLRQVSFGILFSVAVSCVLAKTVMVCIAFKATKPGNSWKRWIESKWSTSLVLLCSTFQVVICMGWLTVAPPFLELDTCSFQGKITVQCNEGSAIGFYSVLGYMGILAAISFITAFLARTLPDSFNEAKNITFSMLVFCSVWTAMIPAYLSTKGKYMVAVEIFAIITSSAGLLGCIFFPKCYIILWRPELNSRSHLLGGKQIRSGQRNVHF